In Leptodesmis sichuanensis A121, the following are encoded in one genomic region:
- a CDS encoding single-stranded DNA-binding protein, with protein sequence MSSVGLNKWIVSGHLAADAEIKTVDLKSGEKAKVAKATIYVRKPRNREDAFTVALTIWEGSNAWRRLPYLKKGSLIICTGSLDANPYISSSDNSPKAGLAMTVLDIDLDNVRYPEEEEEEIAGDRVETTPELKIPAPPTPSTPNPTKAGDKKSSPSGSDSKAQKQASPAAPKQEPKTPIKP encoded by the coding sequence ATGTCTAGCGTTGGATTAAATAAATGGATTGTTAGTGGACATTTGGCGGCAGATGCAGAAATTAAGACCGTTGACCTAAAGAGCGGTGAAAAGGCCAAGGTTGCAAAAGCCACGATTTATGTACGTAAACCCCGCAATCGAGAAGATGCATTTACTGTGGCACTCACTATCTGGGAAGGTTCCAATGCTTGGCGCAGACTTCCTTATCTGAAAAAAGGCTCTTTGATCATCTGCACGGGATCCCTGGATGCAAATCCTTACATCTCCAGCAGCGATAATTCACCCAAGGCGGGCCTGGCGATGACAGTTCTGGATATTGATCTGGATAATGTCCGGTATCCGGAGGAGGAAGAGGAAGAAATTGCTGGCGATCGGGTAGAAACCACTCCTGAACTCAAGATTCCGGCTCCCCCAACCCCATCTACACCCAATCCAACCAAGGCAGGAGATAAAAAATCCAGCCCTTCAGGATCGGATTCCAAAGCTCAGAAACAAGCGTCCCCTGCAGCACCAAAGCAAGAACCGAAAACTCCCATTAAACCTTAG
- the dnaK gene encoding molecular chaperone DnaK, with translation MGRVVGIDLGTTNSVVAVMEGGKPVVIANAEGMRTTPSVVGFSKEGERLVGQLARRQAVLDPQNTFFGVKRFIGRKYSELSPESKRVPYTIRKDDNGNVKIKCPRLQREFAPEEISAMILKKLVDEASRYLGEPVTGAVITVPAYFNDSQRQATRDAGRIAGLEVKRILNEPTAASLAYGLERRDNQTILVFDLGGGTFDVSILDVGDGVFEVKATSGDTQLGGNDFDKKIVDWLAEKFLETEGVDLRRDRQALQRLTEAAEKAKIELSGVSATDINLPFITATPDGPKHIETRLTRSQFEDLCADLFARLRGPVKQAMRDAGLSPSQIDEVVLVGGSTRIPAVQQLVRSFIDREPNQNVNPDEVVAVGAAIQAGILGGEVKDILLLDVTPLSLGLETIGGLMKKLIPRNTTIPVRRSDIFSTGEDNQTMVEIHVLQGEREMAAGNKSLGRFKLTGIPPAPRGIPQVQVAFDIDANGILQVTAMDRTTGREQSITIQGASTLSDEEVKRMIQDAEEFAASDRLKKEKVQKRNDAESLILKAERQLREATLDFGMQFVSSYRNRIEGASQRLRDALKQNDDRNIDRFQADLQDALYDLTREVYQRNKQEEEEDSLLGAIKSFFTDDDDDYYEYDDRSSSYGRQGYGSDRYGSSSYSNDRYGRGSYGSDRYGSNRSSGGYGSSSYGSDRYGNTSYSNSGSSAPRNNNLPSRYDDRSDRDFWDNEYSPRESKREPNRERDMPSRSGSQDYSKPARPDDRYGTSSRKSDAYDDWGDDESYSKRTRRDQPAAERDRPAASPRPPAREPRSAQPDRYEPPRSDRKPTPPPRNARPNLYQDNWDDEDDWL, from the coding sequence ATGGGCAGAGTAGTCGGCATAGATTTGGGAACCACCAATTCGGTCGTCGCAGTCATGGAAGGCGGCAAGCCCGTCGTGATTGCGAACGCCGAGGGCATGCGGACTACCCCTTCCGTCGTGGGTTTCAGTAAAGAGGGAGAACGGTTGGTGGGGCAACTGGCCCGTCGTCAGGCCGTTTTAGATCCGCAAAACACCTTTTTTGGTGTCAAGCGGTTTATTGGTCGTAAGTACTCCGAATTGTCCCCCGAATCGAAACGAGTGCCTTATACGATTCGCAAGGATGACAACGGCAACGTCAAGATCAAGTGCCCGCGATTGCAGCGAGAATTTGCCCCCGAAGAAATATCGGCCATGATCCTAAAAAAGTTGGTGGATGAGGCCAGCCGATATCTGGGAGAACCCGTGACCGGAGCTGTAATCACTGTTCCAGCTTATTTCAACGATTCGCAACGACAGGCCACCCGGGACGCGGGACGGATTGCCGGATTGGAAGTCAAGCGGATTCTAAACGAACCCACCGCCGCGTCACTGGCTTATGGCCTGGAACGGCGGGACAACCAAACCATTCTCGTCTTTGACCTGGGGGGCGGTACCTTTGATGTGTCGATCCTGGATGTAGGCGATGGAGTGTTTGAGGTCAAAGCGACTTCTGGGGATACCCAACTGGGCGGCAACGATTTTGATAAGAAAATTGTGGATTGGTTGGCCGAGAAGTTTTTAGAAACCGAAGGGGTGGACTTGCGGCGCGATCGCCAGGCTCTGCAACGCCTCACCGAAGCGGCAGAAAAAGCCAAAATCGAACTGTCTGGGGTTAGCGCGACCGACATCAACCTGCCCTTTATTACCGCTACGCCAGACGGCCCCAAGCATATTGAAACGCGCCTCACCCGTTCCCAGTTTGAAGACCTGTGTGCCGATTTATTTGCCCGTCTGCGTGGCCCCGTGAAGCAAGCCATGCGCGATGCTGGCCTCAGTCCTTCCCAAATTGATGAAGTGGTGCTGGTGGGTGGCTCCACTCGCATTCCGGCAGTGCAGCAACTGGTGCGTAGTTTTATCGATCGCGAACCCAATCAAAACGTCAATCCAGATGAGGTAGTGGCGGTGGGCGCGGCAATTCAGGCAGGCATTTTAGGGGGTGAAGTGAAAGACATCCTGTTGCTGGACGTTACACCCCTCTCCCTGGGGTTAGAAACGATCGGCGGCTTGATGAAAAAACTGATTCCTCGCAATACCACCATTCCCGTCCGTCGCTCGGATATTTTCTCCACCGGGGAAGATAACCAGACGATGGTAGAGATTCATGTCCTGCAAGGCGAACGGGAGATGGCCGCAGGCAATAAATCCCTGGGACGGTTCAAGCTGACGGGCATTCCTCCGGCTCCCAGAGGCATTCCCCAGGTGCAGGTTGCTTTTGATATTGATGCCAACGGTATCCTGCAGGTGACGGCGATGGATCGCACCACAGGTCGGGAGCAGAGCATTACCATTCAGGGTGCTTCTACCCTGAGTGATGAGGAAGTGAAGCGGATGATTCAGGATGCAGAAGAATTTGCCGCCAGCGATCGCCTGAAGAAAGAAAAAGTCCAGAAGCGGAACGATGCGGAATCCCTGATCCTGAAGGCAGAGCGGCAACTGCGAGAGGCTACCCTCGACTTTGGTATGCAGTTTGTCAGTAGTTACCGCAACCGCATTGAAGGTGCCTCTCAACGGCTACGAGATGCGCTGAAACAGAACGACGATCGCAACATTGATCGCTTTCAGGCCGATCTGCAAGATGCCCTGTACGATCTGACCCGCGAAGTCTATCAACGCAACAAACAGGAGGAAGAGGAAGACAGCCTGTTGGGAGCCATCAAGAGCTTCTTTACCGATGACGACGATGATTACTATGAATACGATGATCGCTCCTCCTCCTACGGACGACAAGGGTATGGCAGCGATCGCTATGGCAGCAGTAGTTACAGCAACGATCGCTATGGCAGGGGTAGCTATGGTAGCGATCGTTATGGCAGTAACAGAAGCAGCGGTGGATACGGGAGCAGCAGCTATGGCAGCGATCGCTATGGCAATACCAGCTATTCCAATTCCGGCAGTTCTGCCCCCCGTAACAACAATCTTCCGTCCCGGTACGACGATCGCTCCGATCGCGACTTTTGGGATAACGAGTACAGCCCACGGGAGAGTAAACGGGAACCTAATCGAGAACGAGATATGCCCAGTCGCTCTGGTAGTCAGGACTACAGCAAACCTGCCCGCCCGGACGATCGCTATGGCACCAGCAGCCGCAAATCCGATGCTTATGACGACTGGGGAGATGACGAATCCTACAGCAAGCGAACTCGTCGGGATCAGCCTGCTGCTGAGCGCGATCGCCCGGCTGCCAGCCCTCGTCCGCCTGCTAGAGAGCCTCGCAGTGCACAACCCGATCGCTATGAGCCACCCCGCAGCGATCGCAAACCCACCCCTCCTCCTCGCAATGCCCGCCCCAACCTGTACCAGGACAACTGGGATGATGAGGATGACTGGCTTTAG
- the lpxA gene encoding acyl-ACP--UDP-N-acetylglucosamine O-acyltransferase, which produces MEIHPTAVIGPGAELGKDVKIGAFAYIEGKVKIGDGCVIGPHVTILNYTTLGDRCRVHAGAVLGDLPQDLAYREAESYVRIGDDCVIRENVTIHRGTQAGSVTEVGNGCLLMAQSHLAHNVKLGNQVIVANGALLAGYVEVGDRAFISGNCLVHQFTRVGRLAMMSGASAVQKDVLPFCITRSVSPNTIMGLNVVGLRRAGFTASDRRMLKQALLVLYTSGLNVSQATDKLEREFDSELVQELCQFIRESKRGICKFFKRSGGGEGDGDME; this is translated from the coding sequence ATGGAGATCCACCCAACGGCTGTCATTGGGCCTGGGGCCGAATTGGGCAAAGATGTCAAGATTGGAGCCTTTGCCTATATTGAGGGCAAGGTCAAGATTGGAGATGGGTGCGTCATTGGCCCCCATGTCACAATTTTGAACTACACTACGCTGGGCGATCGCTGTCGGGTTCATGCCGGAGCCGTACTGGGGGATTTGCCGCAGGATCTGGCCTATCGGGAAGCAGAAAGTTATGTCCGGATTGGTGATGATTGTGTGATTCGGGAAAATGTCACCATTCACCGAGGGACGCAGGCCGGAAGTGTAACCGAAGTTGGCAATGGTTGTCTGCTGATGGCCCAAAGTCATCTGGCCCATAATGTGAAGCTGGGCAATCAAGTGATTGTGGCAAACGGCGCACTCCTGGCCGGGTATGTGGAAGTGGGCGATCGGGCGTTCATCAGTGGCAACTGTCTGGTGCATCAGTTTACGCGAGTGGGCAGACTGGCGATGATGTCTGGGGCTTCTGCTGTGCAAAAAGATGTGCTGCCCTTTTGCATCACTCGCAGTGTCAGCCCGAATACGATCATGGGCTTGAATGTGGTGGGACTGAGACGGGCTGGATTTACCGCCAGCGATCGCCGGATGCTTAAACAAGCTCTGCTGGTGCTGTATACCTCTGGCCTCAACGTGTCTCAGGCCACGGATAAATTAGAGCGAGAATTTGACTCAGAACTGGTGCAGGAATTGTGTCAATTCATTCGAGAGTCTAAACGGGGAATCTGTAAGTTCTTCAAGCGTTCCGGCGGAGGAGAAGGGGATGGAGACATGGAGTAA
- a CDS encoding RNA-guided endonuclease InsQ/TnpB family protein: MLTLTYRYRIYPDLPQELQMIAWLETCRKVYNYAVRERKDWINSRKCSVNACSLQSESIIPADAPYPDYYKQKKALTEAKKMNPALKAVHSQVLQDVIGRVDAAFAAMKQRGYGFPRFKKSGQFKSFLFPQIDNDAIVGNEIKLPKIGQITINLHRQIPSGFKLKTARIIRKASGWYISITVQMDVSIADSTPQGHALGIDVGLEYFLSTSDGEQVKRPRFFNQLHRKLELLQRRLKNKQKGSNNRRKLNQKIGRLHERISECRRDFHFQLAHHLCDNAGMLFVEDLDFRIMAKGMLGKHILDAGLGQFVNQILPWVCWKRDVYYGKVNPNSTSQECPDCGAVVKKDLRVRVHHCPECGSTKPRDVASGQVIRNRGLSAVGRIVDEIACGRVLSGALPRQDRVKQESLRSDLEQPALYA, encoded by the coding sequence ATGCTGACATTGACCTATCGCTATCGCATTTATCCAGACTTGCCGCAAGAACTCCAGATGATTGCATGGTTGGAGACTTGCCGCAAGGTCTATAACTATGCGGTGCGAGAGCGAAAAGACTGGATTAACAGTCGGAAATGCTCGGTTAATGCCTGCTCTCTCCAGTCGGAGTCCATCATCCCAGCAGACGCGCCCTATCCTGACTACTACAAGCAGAAAAAGGCGTTGACTGAAGCCAAGAAAATGAATCCAGCGTTGAAAGCGGTTCATTCCCAAGTACTTCAAGATGTCATTGGCAGAGTGGATGCTGCCTTTGCCGCGATGAAACAACGAGGGTACGGCTTCCCCCGATTCAAGAAGTCTGGGCAGTTCAAATCGTTCTTGTTTCCTCAAATCGACAACGATGCGATTGTTGGAAATGAAATCAAACTGCCCAAGATTGGCCAGATTACGATTAACCTGCATCGACAAATACCAAGCGGATTCAAACTGAAGACCGCTCGGATAATTCGCAAAGCCTCGGGATGGTACATATCCATTACTGTGCAGATGGATGTCAGTATTGCTGATTCCACCCCGCAAGGCCATGCACTGGGAATTGATGTCGGACTGGAGTACTTTCTGTCTACTTCTGATGGCGAACAGGTGAAGCGACCCCGCTTTTTCAATCAACTGCACCGCAAGCTGGAATTGCTGCAACGCAGACTGAAGAACAAGCAAAAAGGGTCGAACAACCGTCGCAAACTGAATCAGAAGATTGGCCGATTGCATGAACGCATCAGTGAATGTAGACGCGACTTTCACTTTCAACTGGCGCATCATCTCTGCGATAACGCTGGGATGCTGTTTGTCGAAGACCTCGACTTTCGCATCATGGCAAAAGGGATGCTGGGTAAGCATATTCTTGATGCCGGACTGGGGCAATTTGTGAATCAAATCCTCCCCTGGGTGTGCTGGAAGCGAGATGTCTACTATGGCAAGGTTAACCCGAACAGCACCAGCCAGGAATGCCCTGACTGTGGTGCTGTCGTCAAAAAGGATTTGAGGGTTCGGGTTCATCATTGTCCTGAGTGTGGGTCAACCAAGCCTAGAGATGTTGCCAGTGGTCAGGTGATACGGAATCGTGGTCTTTCTGCGGTGGGACGCATCGTGGATGAAATTGCCTGTGGACGGGTTCTGTCGGGGGCATTGCCTAGACAAGACCGGGTGAAGCAGGAATCTCTCAGGAGCGATCTTGAGCAGCCCGCGCTGTATGCGTAG
- a CDS encoding pilus assembly FimT family protein — translation MKKAIGRRGLWGTSHKLTRSQGFTLLEIAIVIVLTGILFTIAAASWSVFLNIYRLNTAQEQVFLAMRTAQTSAKQQHLSWQADFRQVNQMVQWAIHPDGSTSPEAQWHSLDPNVRLDPETTLRKTGNVWRIEFNQLGRVNGQLGRITLSGKQGGRVKRCVIVSTLLGTLRKGANQATPKDGKYCY, via the coding sequence GTGAAGAAAGCAATTGGTCGCCGTGGGCTTTGGGGAACGTCACACAAACTCACTCGATCGCAGGGATTTACCTTGCTGGAAATCGCCATTGTTATTGTCCTCACCGGAATTCTGTTTACGATCGCTGCAGCAAGTTGGAGCGTCTTTCTCAACATTTATCGGCTGAATACGGCTCAGGAACAAGTTTTTCTGGCTATGCGAACCGCTCAAACAAGTGCCAAACAGCAGCATTTATCCTGGCAGGCGGATTTCCGTCAAGTCAACCAAATGGTGCAGTGGGCGATCCATCCTGATGGAAGCACTTCCCCTGAGGCTCAATGGCATAGTCTGGATCCCAATGTTCGCTTAGATCCTGAAACTACACTGCGAAAAACTGGCAACGTTTGGCGAATTGAGTTTAACCAGTTAGGGCGGGTCAATGGGCAACTGGGGCGCATTACCCTATCTGGAAAACAAGGAGGAAGAGTCAAACGTTGTGTAATTGTCTCCACTTTATTAGGAACCTTACGGAAGGGAGCAAATCAGGCCACTCCCAAGGACGGCAAATATTGTTATTAA
- a CDS encoding ISNCY family transposase, with translation MESLPLSFAVLLSYLRQVVEQIADPRQPSNGTRYKLSDGILGAFSVFFMQCESFLEHQRQMQSQRGKDNAQSLFGIAQIPSSAQIRNLLDEVAAVGLFAVFFQVYAALMRGGYFKSYQQWNGDLLVALDGTEYFKSQKIHCQCCSSRTHKNGKVTYVHQAILPAIVAPDQPQVIALVPEFVTPQDGHEKQDCEVAAAKRWISTHAARFGTQGITLLGDDLYSHQPLCEHCLQHQLSFIFTCLPQSHPALYDWLGYLDANGEVKTLEQAQWNKRTKEIYRYRYVNQIPLRDTQPALQVNWCELTVVRESDGKVLYTNAWVTDHDLTPATVPHVVSAGRSRWKTENENHNVLKTKGYHLEHNFGHGQHHLAATLLTLNLLAFLFHTVLHLVDLSYQQIRHKRGTRRGFFQDILALTKYLWFESWQHLLNFMLSDSPPAQTADSS, from the coding sequence ATGGAGAGTCTGCCCCTGAGTTTTGCTGTGTTGCTGAGCTATCTACGTCAAGTCGTGGAACAGATTGCTGACCCGCGACAGCCGAGCAATGGAACGCGCTACAAGCTGAGCGATGGGATTTTGGGGGCGTTTTCGGTGTTCTTCATGCAATGTGAATCGTTTCTAGAGCATCAGCGGCAGATGCAAAGTCAGCGGGGCAAAGACAACGCCCAAAGTTTGTTTGGGATTGCCCAGATTCCGAGTTCAGCGCAAATCCGCAATTTGTTGGATGAAGTGGCAGCGGTGGGATTGTTTGCCGTGTTTTTCCAGGTTTATGCCGCTTTGATGCGAGGGGGATATTTCAAATCCTATCAGCAATGGAATGGAGATTTGTTGGTGGCATTGGATGGCACGGAGTACTTCAAGTCGCAGAAGATTCACTGTCAGTGCTGTTCGAGTCGAACCCACAAGAATGGCAAGGTCACTTACGTTCATCAGGCGATTTTGCCAGCGATTGTCGCGCCTGATCAACCGCAGGTGATTGCGTTAGTCCCAGAGTTTGTCACCCCGCAAGATGGGCATGAGAAGCAAGACTGTGAAGTGGCAGCCGCCAAACGGTGGATCAGCACTCATGCGGCTCGGTTTGGAACTCAAGGGATAACCCTGCTTGGAGATGACCTCTATAGCCATCAACCCCTGTGCGAACACTGCTTACAGCATCAACTCAGCTTTATTTTTACGTGTCTGCCACAGTCGCACCCTGCCCTCTACGACTGGCTGGGCTATTTGGATGCCAACGGCGAAGTCAAAACCTTAGAACAAGCGCAGTGGAACAAACGCACGAAAGAAATTTATCGCTACCGCTATGTCAATCAAATTCCGCTGCGCGACACCCAACCTGCTTTGCAAGTCAACTGGTGTGAACTCACAGTGGTGCGCGAATCAGACGGCAAAGTCCTCTACACCAATGCCTGGGTGACTGACCACGACCTGACTCCCGCAACGGTGCCCCACGTGGTCAGCGCTGGCAGAAGTCGGTGGAAGACTGAGAACGAAAATCATAACGTCCTCAAGACCAAGGGCTATCATCTCGAACATAACTTTGGCCATGGTCAACACCATCTAGCTGCTACTCTGCTCACCCTCAATCTCTTGGCATTCCTCTTTCATACCGTCTTGCATCTCGTTGACCTCTCCTATCAGCAGATTCGCCACAAGCGAGGGACGCGCAGGGGCTTTTTCCAAGATATTTTGGCGCTCACCAAATACCTCTGGTTTGAAAGTTGGCAGCATCTCCTCAATTTCATGCTCTCTGATTCCCCGCCTGCTCAAACTGCTGATTCCTCTTAG
- a CDS encoding helix-turn-helix domain-containing protein, giving the protein MKGGSKYQPLQTFLQGSDRTQVTLTFDEIEAVMGIPLPASARTQRAWWSNRSKGALQATAWMGAGYLVKELDLAREQVTFHKPPEVYKVRRVDDVVQWNGELIRALRLHMGLTQSAMARELGVRQQTVSEWEKGVYVPTKASAKYLTLVAEKANFKYEES; this is encoded by the coding sequence ATGAAAGGAGGAAGCAAGTACCAGCCCTTACAAACCTTTTTACAGGGGAGCGATCGCACCCAAGTAACCCTGACCTTTGATGAAATTGAGGCTGTCATGGGAATTCCCCTACCCGCTTCTGCCCGTACCCAGCGAGCCTGGTGGAGTAACCGTAGTAAAGGAGCTTTACAAGCGACAGCCTGGATGGGAGCAGGTTATCTGGTGAAAGAACTAGATTTAGCCAGGGAGCAAGTGACTTTTCATAAGCCCCCCGAAGTTTACAAAGTTCGGCGTGTGGATGACGTAGTGCAATGGAATGGTGAATTGATTCGTGCCTTGCGACTGCACATGGGCCTGACCCAGTCTGCAATGGCCAGGGAATTAGGCGTTCGGCAACAGACGGTGAGCGAGTGGGAGAAGGGGGTATATGTTCCCACTAAGGCCAGTGCCAAATATTTAACCTTAGTGGCGGAAAAAGCCAACTTTAAGTATGAGGAGAGTTAG
- the deoC gene encoding deoxyribose-phosphate aldolase: MAIASHPDIDLAPFIDHALLVPTATPEQVERWCEEADRFNFAAVCVHPTYVRLAANLLHNKSPRVCTVISFPYGATTSAVKLYEAGEAVENGATELDVVINIGWLKAGKTNEVHREIAEIREATGQTIKAILEMALLTPDEKKLAAELCMDAGAAFLKTSTGLYSGATVADVRLLKELTQDRVGIKASGGIRTAEQALELIIAGATRIGTSRGPELVRQRETMEVKEV, translated from the coding sequence ATGGCGATCGCATCCCATCCGGACATAGACCTTGCTCCCTTTATTGACCATGCGCTGTTGGTGCCCACGGCCACTCCCGAACAGGTAGAACGTTGGTGTGAAGAAGCCGATCGCTTCAACTTTGCCGCTGTTTGTGTTCATCCTACCTATGTGCGACTGGCCGCTAATTTATTGCACAATAAATCACCCAGAGTCTGTACTGTGATTAGCTTTCCCTATGGAGCCACAACCTCTGCGGTGAAACTTTACGAAGCGGGGGAGGCAGTAGAAAATGGGGCCACCGAACTGGATGTCGTGATTAACATTGGTTGGCTCAAAGCAGGCAAAACCAACGAAGTGCATCGAGAAATTGCCGAAATTCGAGAAGCAACCGGGCAAACCATTAAAGCCATTTTGGAAATGGCTCTATTAACTCCGGATGAGAAAAAGTTAGCGGCTGAACTGTGTATGGATGCTGGAGCCGCCTTTCTAAAAACCAGTACAGGGCTATACAGCGGCGCGACGGTAGCAGATGTGCGGTTACTCAAAGAACTGACTCAAGACCGAGTGGGCATTAAAGCCTCCGGCGGAATTCGCACAGCAGAACAAGCCTTAGAGTTAATCATTGCTGGGGCTACCCGCATTGGCACCTCCCGTGGGCCAGAACTGGTGCGGCAGCGAGAAACAATGGAAGTGAAGGAGGTTTAA
- a CDS encoding S-layer homology domain-containing protein — translation MSNSSPPGQRPPRFRDDEPIALLVAFLAFGAIFFWALTQGRQGFDVSSWLNQPGETAARLLPFLQLSPSPTPTVTISPPTVQASPTVSPTVQVSPTVEASPTASPTPTISPEVSVVTPTPTLTPTPVPTQTVVPVPPPQAAIAFPDVPNTYWAYPFIAALSARGIIGGFPDGNFKPNEPVTRGQFAIQLQKAFTKPDQRPPKQFPDVPASYGSAVDKAVKSNFMTGYPDGTFRPEQQVSRVEAVSSMVKGLGTQVPANPEAVLQAYPDNTEVPAWARGSMAAAIQAGLLPGDPDSQLLKPNQAATRADVAALVYKGMEATGQIPRSPQ, via the coding sequence ATGTCAAACTCTTCTCCTCCTGGGCAACGTCCCCCCCGTTTCAGAGATGATGAGCCGATCGCGCTACTGGTCGCCTTTCTTGCGTTTGGTGCTATTTTCTTCTGGGCCTTAACTCAGGGGCGACAAGGGTTTGATGTCTCAAGCTGGCTCAACCAACCCGGTGAAACCGCCGCCAGACTCTTGCCATTCCTGCAACTGTCTCCCTCTCCAACTCCCACGGTTACAATTTCGCCACCAACGGTACAGGCCAGTCCTACAGTCAGCCCTACCGTGCAAGTCAGTCCAACGGTAGAAGCCAGTCCAACGGCCAGCCCCACTCCCACCATCAGTCCTGAAGTTTCGGTGGTCACGCCTACTCCTACGCTCACTCCTACTCCTGTTCCTACTCAAACAGTCGTACCCGTGCCTCCACCTCAGGCCGCGATCGCCTTTCCGGATGTTCCCAATACCTACTGGGCCTATCCCTTTATTGCTGCACTCTCTGCCCGTGGCATTATTGGTGGCTTTCCAGATGGCAACTTCAAACCGAATGAACCTGTGACACGGGGACAATTTGCAATTCAACTCCAGAAAGCCTTTACCAAACCGGATCAGCGTCCTCCGAAGCAATTTCCCGACGTGCCAGCGAGTTATGGATCAGCCGTCGATAAAGCGGTTAAGAGCAACTTCATGACGGGCTACCCTGATGGCACCTTCCGCCCAGAACAGCAGGTTTCACGAGTGGAAGCAGTCAGTTCAATGGTGAAAGGGTTGGGCACCCAAGTTCCGGCCAATCCAGAAGCTGTTTTGCAGGCTTACCCAGACAACACAGAGGTACCAGCTTGGGCTAGAGGCAGTATGGCGGCTGCTATCCAGGCTGGTTTACTGCCCGGAGATCCAGACAGCCAGTTGCTGAAACCAAATCAAGCCGCCACCCGCGCTGATGTTGCGGCACTGGTTTATAAGGGCATGGAAGCGACGGGCCAGATTCCGCGATCGCCCCAATGA
- a CDS encoding pyridoxal phosphate-dependent aminotransferase has translation METWSKPNSTRMDQVQTPVIPIVGELIRQHPGTISLGQGVVSYGPPPAAIAQISEFLNRPNNHKYQSVQGIPLLLEAIAAKLQTENGITIGDQQQVVVTAGSNMGFLNAVLAITNPGDEIILQTPYYFNHEMAIQIAGCHAVCVPTDENYQLQVEKIQQAITERTRAIVTISPNNPTGVVYPEAVLRQVNQLCRTYSLYHIHDAAYEYFTYNGVTAFTPGSIAGNADYTISLFSLSKAYGFASWRIGYMVIPASLLLPIMKIQDTNVICPAVISQYAALGALQVGRKYCQERLGAIAAVRQLMLQELQTIPDLCTIPPTDGAFYFLLRIHTSLKAMDLIQQLIQHYRVAVLPGGTFGLQDGCYLRVAYAALERDMAQEGIGRLVRGLKEIVGKG, from the coding sequence ATGGAGACATGGAGTAAGCCAAACTCCACCCGGATGGATCAGGTGCAGACTCCCGTGATCCCGATCGTCGGAGAACTTATTCGGCAACATCCAGGCACCATTTCGCTGGGGCAGGGAGTGGTTTCCTATGGGCCGCCGCCAGCAGCGATCGCCCAGATTAGCGAATTTCTCAATCGTCCCAATAACCACAAATACCAATCTGTCCAGGGCATTCCACTATTACTGGAAGCGATCGCGGCCAAACTGCAAACGGAGAACGGGATCACGATCGGCGATCAGCAGCAGGTTGTGGTCACTGCAGGCAGCAATATGGGCTTTTTGAATGCGGTGTTGGCGATTACCAATCCCGGTGACGAAATCATTCTGCAAACGCCCTATTACTTCAATCATGAAATGGCGATTCAAATTGCCGGATGTCATGCCGTTTGTGTGCCTACGGATGAGAACTACCAGCTTCAAGTCGAGAAGATTCAGCAGGCGATTACGGAACGCACGCGGGCGATCGTCACTATTTCACCGAATAATCCTACCGGAGTTGTCTACCCGGAAGCGGTATTGCGGCAGGTGAATCAGCTTTGCCGCACGTATAGCCTGTATCACATTCACGATGCCGCTTATGAGTATTTCACCTACAACGGTGTGACAGCCTTTACTCCTGGCAGCATTGCCGGAAACGCAGACTATACGATTTCCCTGTTCAGCCTCTCGAAAGCTTACGGATTTGCCAGTTGGCGAATTGGCTACATGGTCATCCCAGCGTCCCTGCTGCTCCCAATCATGAAAATTCAGGACACGAACGTCATCTGCCCCGCTGTGATTTCTCAATATGCGGCTCTGGGAGCTTTGCAGGTGGGCAGGAAGTACTGTCAGGAACGATTAGGGGCGATCGCGGCAGTCCGCCAACTGATGCTGCAAGAACTGCAAACCATTCCAGACCTTTGCACCATCCCTCCCACCGATGGCGCGTTCTACTTCCTCCTCCGTATCCACACTTCCCTTAAAGCAATGGACTTAATTCAGCAACTTATCCAGCACTATCGCGTAGCCGTTCTCCCCGGAGGCACGTTTGGCCTCCAGGATGGCTGCTACCTGCGAGTGGCCTATGCGGCTCTGGAACGGGACATGGCGCAGGAGGGGATTGGGCGGCTAGTGAGGGGATTGAAGGAGATCGTAGGGAAGGGGTAG